A part of Citrifermentans bremense genomic DNA contains:
- a CDS encoding tetratricopeptide repeat protein, with protein sequence MSRQIPIMLSLALLLTTGCALSQGDKNRSIYHYQMGQSFYAENNYTGALLELSEAEKLTPKDPDLLNLLGLTCYRKGRYDLAEEKYLKAIANKERFSDARNNLGVNYLEMKRWDDAIEQFKLVQDDIFYQGQDGVAINLGLAYLGKGEYQQALTVLRNAAAKNGSDPRIRLNLGRVYFALEKTELAVEEYQKALQLNRSYATAHYYLGLAQMKLKDAEAAKSAFQDVVRLAPDSDIGQLSREYLDLLKVR encoded by the coding sequence ATGTCCCGTCAGATTCCGATCATGCTGTCCCTAGCCCTTTTGCTCACCACGGGATGCGCCCTGAGCCAGGGGGACAAGAACCGATCCATCTACCACTACCAGATGGGGCAGTCCTTTTACGCCGAGAACAACTACACCGGCGCCCTCCTGGAGCTGAGCGAAGCCGAGAAGCTCACCCCGAAGGACCCGGATCTGCTGAACCTTCTGGGGCTCACCTGTTACCGCAAGGGGCGCTACGACCTTGCCGAAGAGAAGTACCTGAAGGCGATCGCCAACAAGGAGCGCTTCTCCGACGCCCGCAACAACCTTGGGGTCAACTACCTGGAGATGAAGCGCTGGGACGACGCCATCGAGCAGTTCAAGCTGGTGCAGGACGACATCTTCTACCAGGGGCAGGACGGCGTCGCCATCAACCTGGGGCTTGCCTATCTGGGCAAAGGGGAGTACCAGCAGGCCCTGACCGTCTTGCGCAACGCCGCCGCCAAAAACGGCAGCGACCCCCGCATCCGGCTCAACCTGGGCCGGGTCTATTTCGCCCTCGAAAAGACCGAACTCGCGGTCGAAGAGTACCAAAAGGCCCTGCAGCTGAACCGCTCCTACGCGACCGCCCATTACTACCTGGGGCTCGCGCAGATGAAGCTCAAGGACGCCGAGGCGGCCAAGAGCGCCTTCCAGGACGTGGTTCGTCTGGCCCCCGATTCCGATATCGGGCAGCTCTCCAGGGAGTACCTGGACCTGCTCAAGGTGAGGTGA